A DNA window from Alligator mississippiensis isolate rAllMis1 chromosome 11, rAllMis1, whole genome shotgun sequence contains the following coding sequences:
- the LOC102567795 gene encoding uncharacterized protein LOC102567795 — MAAVKGQTQNTTKTMWNADRVSKMQEEAGLLMKPYASWEEFLMPAPACIAILGKLMCSTSEQGPFTLQESSSNADFTQVDPPKHFKTHLHKLSNHFWEAFNEAHTTMGSIKDFSESAVTKMKNFIQSFQEADVAKALSLTSLNKIKKRAEKCTTYVGSVKTEFSAVTKIIHKLLEDCLETKKSYEDKLRDVQGTLEQAKKQEEAAKKAKEVAEQHLKQMGQQLEKTFNQYKMSLKSIPSGWEAIKVSIKQNMINVLLGQGANFLNKLAENCGFSIGDIEGEMAKLLSMSTSSPETTICVRADELLEYAKWLKNVTSNGRLQMDLIFDQKSQNVKIHWIKHHFQSQKNELIEQVSCKAKQEAQEICQLGISICEELEQIALSQSTEEEKQQKVIEDICELHQKAFQFTSYSKDFVRAPAFPFVEGQEDSHWHGIEQVKENVKQREMMFKTTQEKYEKGFEDLVKWNEELTKVHCDIKQYEMRKIDFEMLVTMLIEESDVLQKMNRQWEKMGQLIQMISSLLDFSSCQDIQEYLGSMESVQAVDYSSKILAMDLVCTQVFSAISVAQLVYMISNSYKKLSDDHLMPGFQSLQDIISTKSSSFDAAYFENAQRAIYKEVENAKDDFKNNVQARIEKLRMRLPSENRGELKTI, encoded by the coding sequence ATGGCAGCAGTAAAAGGACAAACTCAGAACACAACCAAAACTATGTGGAATGCTGATAGAGTATCCAAGATGCAGGAAGAGGCTGGGCTGCTGATGAAGCCCTATGCCAGCTGGGAGGAGTTCCtcatgcctgcccctgcctgcattgccaTCTTAGGAAAGCTGATGTGCAGCACCTCAGAGCAGGGCCCCTTCACCCTCCAAGAGAGTTCCTCCAATGCTGACTTTACACAAGTTGATCCCCCAAAGCACTTCAAGACCCACTTGCATAAACTGAGTAACCATTTCTGGGAGGCTTTCAATGAGGCCCACACAACCATGGGTAGCATTAAGGATTTCTCTGAGTCTGCAGTGACCAAGATGAAAAACTTCATACAGTCCTTCCAGGAAGCTGATGTGGCAAAGGCCTTGTCCCTAACAAGCCTAAATAAGATAAAGAAGAGGGCAGAAAAATGCACAACCTACGTTGGTAGTGTGAAGACAGAGTTCTCAGCTGTGACCAAAATTATTCATAAACTCCTGGAGGACTGCCTGGAAACCAAGAAAAGCTATGAGGATAAGCTAAGAGATGTGCAGGGAACACTGGAGCAGGCCAAGAAACAGGAGGAGGCAGCCAAGAAGGCCAAGGAGGTGGCTGAGCAGCATCTAAAGCAAATGGGACAGCAACTGGAGAAGACTTTCAACCAGTACAAGATGAGCCTGAAGTCCATCCCATCCGGGTGGGAAGCTATAAAGGTGTCTATCAAGCAGAACATGATAAATGTTCTCCTTGGCCAAGGGGCAAATTTTCTAAACAAACTGGCAGAGAATTGTGGCTTCTCCATAGGTGACATAGAAGGTGAAATGGCCAAGTTACTAAGCATGTCTACTTCAAGCCCAGAGACCACTATCTGTGTCAGGGCAGATGAGCTTCTAGAATATGCAAAATGGCTTAAAAATGTAACTTCAAATGGCAGGCTCCAAATGGATCTCATCTTTGACCAGAAAAGCCAAAATGTTAAAATCCACTGGATAAAGCATCATTTCCAATCCCAGAAAAATGAACTAATTGAACAAGTTTCATGTAAAGCCAAACAAGAAGCCCAAGAGATCTGTCAGTTAGGTATTTCTATCTGTGAAGAGTTAGAACAAATAGCCTTGTCCCAAAGCACAGAGGAGGAAAAACAGCAGAAAGTGATTGAGGACATCTGTGAACTTCACCAGAAAGCATTTCAATTTACTTCATATAGTAAAGACTTTGTGAGGGCCCCAGCTTTCCCCTTTGTTGAAGGTCAAGAGGACTCACACTGGCATGGAATTGAGCAGGTGAAAGAAAATGTGAAGCAGAGAGAGATGATGTTCAAGACAACTCAGGAGAAGTATGAAaaaggttttgaagacctggtgAAGTGGAATGAGGAGCTGACAAAAGTCCACTGTGACATAAAGCAGTACGAGATGAGGAAAATAGATTTTGAGATGCTTGTGACTATGCTGATTGAAGAATCTGATGTCCTGCAGAAAATGAATCGGCAGTGGGAGAAGATGGGGCAACTTATCCAGATGATTTCCAGTTTGCTTGACTTCAGCTCCTGCCAGGACATCCAGGAGTATTTAGGTTCCATGGAAAGTGTTCAGGCTGTCGACTACTCTTCTAAAATCTTGGCAATGGATCTGGTTTGCACCCAGGTTTTCAGTGCAATCAGTGTGGCTCAGCTAGTTTACATGATCTCCAACAGCTACAAGAAGTTATCTGATGACCACCTGATGCCTGGGTTCCAAAGCCTCCAGGACATCATCAGCACAAAGTCTTCTAGCTTTGATGCCGCTTATTTTGAAAATGCCCAGCGTGCTATCTACAAAGAAGTGGAAAATGCAAAGGATGACTTCAAGAACAACGTACAGGCCAGGATAGAGAAACTGAGGATGAGGCTGCCCTCAGAGAACAGGGGGGAATTGAAAACAATTTAG